The DNA segment AAAATGACTCCACTGCTGCTGGTTGGGCCATGATGGCGGTGCACTGGCTGAAGACTGTGCAACAGATTGGGAAggccctgatgatcctcccctgAAAGCTGATCTTCCCCCACTTAGTGACTCTCCCATGTTGCTCATAGACCGGGCCTTGCtattaccctctctctccattctgttcttcaatttacggttctctgtggcctgagcaaatgctactatcttcccataattcatgtcagaATTTAATGCAGtcgtagaagcctcattaattGTCAAAGAATTAAGGCCTTGAACAAATTGATACACCCTGGCTTGCACTGTGGGCAACATATGAATGGCATACTTGGACAAGtgagcaaactccatgtggtacccCCACACGCTTATGTTACCTTGCCTCAAATTCTCAAATTCTGCTGCCTGGGCTGCCCTTGTCTCAGCGGGCAGGAAATGATCAATGAAGGCATTAGCAAACTCGCTCCACCTTGCCGAAGAGCTCCCCTCCCCACGGGAATCTTCCCACAATTCAAACCATGAATGGGCCACCCCTTTTAGACGGCaggcagccaactctactccctctgtctcaatcgcacgcataaccctgagggtcttgtgcatctcatcaataaaatcccgagggtcttcttctggattggcacccgtaaacactggagggtctaactgaagaaatctgTTCACCCTAGAACTAGTAGAATCCCTTTTCTGGCTGGATGAACTGGGCGCAACATTTGACCTCTgggcctgagaggccactagctgggtTAACATCTGAATGGCTCCTCTAAGATCCCCATAAGAAATACCAGAACTGGAAACTGGAGCTAGAGTCGGGACAAAGGTATCAACGGGAGGGATAGTGGTACCCTCCACAGGTGTAGGAACTGGGGTAGTCTGCTCCGGAGTAGAAGAATCCGGTAGAGCAACAGCAGGGTGGCTACCCTCACCCGCATCATCAATTAGGGAATCATCAGCCACTCCTGAGGTGGCATTAGCATTGGCTTCCTGAccaattctcgctttcttcttaggtgccatatACTGAAAATAGTACAACGCACTTAATTAGAGAGGGAACAGTTTTGCCGAAtgatccagaatatcaaagaagggagttattcctaaatgcccaaatAGCCCCCAACTTACAGATGTGGTCGACTTcataccgataagaaggactctaccagacacggctccgagatatcctaggacactttaaaacattaggctctgataccaagtttgccATGCCCCAACTttgggaggcgcgaccggcgttcaatcgagtaaacccaacttagcaagccttatcaaacacttcctacccaacttgatacgaataaggaaaccatgctttcattcatttgcttagacgaggaaagatagtgcattctacgaagtttgttcattttaaatcacaacattaATCCGTAATTAAGTTCCTAAGattacatacaattacactttagcaaaacgagaatttgaattacatcatagttcatagacccatccaacGCCCGTACActacccacacatatgtctacggagcctctaaggatacccaAGACAGCGATAACAACGCCGGCgataaggccccggctatacctcaaaatagaCATCTATAACAAAAGGCATGTCACAAAACCCCTCGAAGgaggaaggggctcaccaagagttTGAGAAGAGGATGCTCCGCTACGCACGATCGGCattatccgctatggagccacctacattcatttaaaaatgtagcgcccccggcaaaagggacgttagtaccatggaatagtactagtatgtataactaaacactatcgacttagaaagaactttcatacaagaataagaaatcacaagtataactcaaaactttaaacgatcaccacattatcaaataaaagaatcatacaacttcacatcattttcccatagcttttagtttggggcatttcacaccattcattatttgttcacaataccaccgctatcttgagcggagtctgatctcgacccgatcggctaggttgcctcatttgagacatatgcttcaatcacgatctcattttccttcttttccaaaattcattcacaatacctttccaataccaccgctatcttgagcggagtccaatCTCGACCCGATCAGCTAGGTCGCCTCAtcaaggcattgttcccttctcataaatcaattcatttctcatatatcatttcataggcacttagggccacGACTTATCAAATCATTCTTGGCATTAGGCTGTATTTTACATCGTTCCCAATTTTCAATATTAGCTTTGCCAGttaggacagtaggtgcacacaagagcaatttaaattgtAAACATAGATAAGATTTCGCATAGATAGCATAATATATTCAGctgcaatctcaatttaaggtctaaacatttccaatacataattcatacctTTGCCCCTTTCAAGCTGTCAAGATAGTACGTTGATTATGTTGGGACACATTTTTCACACACATAAGGTTACAACACCAACTCATGTAAAACAAACAAGCAATGCAACAACTCAACTTTAATCTTGCCATGCCCACACAATcaccgatgaagctcaatttctaaaagacgaggttttagccatacatacctcaaccgAGCTGTCCTTAATCCTATAATGTTCCGGAATGTCCGCACCTCAATCTATTTAAGCAATATAGCACTATTTAACTCATAATCAAGAAAAGATCATAATCTAATCTCTCTTGAGCATTTTACCGAGCAATTAGTGTTCATTAGGGCCTTAGGGTTCtttttatgcaagattacactagccCATTACCCATGCCTCCTCTTAGATAATTCCTCATACTCTTcaagaacacatgcatgcaatgcaaATCCCCTCatccccatgaattacctcactaatgacccttgtagctatgtgtaaaaatgagagctgaggtgatgaagccttacctcttgggatgaaggtTTAGGTCCcttacttgattatcttcaatgattCAACAAGGATTTTTAGATCAATATTGATGAAAGTTACTTCCCCTCTCtaagaccctctctctctctaaaagcatcagAAAAAACAAGCTCAAATGAGCTATTACACCGTATATAACGatcgggggtcgggtttaaaatttagaaaataaaagccCCGAGTCGGATCTGCGATCGCAAAGCtgacatgcggtccgcataatggaccgcaaaaatgctccccaagACCTAAACACACTGCCTGTGTATGCGGCAGAAATACGGATAAAGCGGATAAAAGTTTGTGCTGCAACGGAAGGGCTAATTCGGGGTCGTATGTCTAGGACATCCTTGCATTATGCGAGGATGATTTTGAGACTTTGTATCGTCCACATAACGATGCGCTGGTAATTTCATTTCTCTTGAATAacattcaaattaaacgtgtactcgtAGATCCAGGTAGTTCGGCCAACGTAATCATGTTGAAGGTGGTAGAACAGCTCGGACTACTCGATCAGATTATACCTACCTCCCGAGTCTTcaacggcttcaacatggccgGCGTAGCTATGAAAAGggagatcaccctcccggtcaacatGTCTGGTGAAGTTCAGGATGCCAAaatccatgtcatcgaaggtgacatgaggtacaacgcattGCTTGGTAGGTCGTGGATACACAACATGGGGGCAGTACCGTCGACTCtacatcaaatgatgaagtttccaatagAGGACGGTATAAAGACATtatatggagaacaacatgcAGTGAAGGAAATGTTCGTTGTCCACTAGGAGGCATCAAATTCCATACACTCCACCTAGGGAGAGCCGGGAGGCAAACAGACCCccgaggatgatgaagaagatttccTTGCTCCCCAAACCTTCTTCGCCCCCGAAGAGTTGGATGCAACGAAGTCGACTATTGAAGAACTAGAGCAAGCTATTTTGATCGAACATCTCccagatcggaaggtatacctgggaacgggattaaaccccgaactcaggaaaaaactcattcaatttctcatTAATAACATCGATTGCTTTGATTGGTCCCATTTAGATtgatagggatcccaccggaAATAACCACCCATCGACTGAGTGTCGACCCCAAATTCAAACCAGTGAAACAAAAAAAGAGACCCCAGTCCGAAATAAAAcacgcattcatcaaggatgaggtaacaaaactcctcaaaataggtTCTATTATGGAGGTAAAATATCCCAAATGGCTAGCCAATGTGGTTGTAGTTCCCAAAAAAGGAATtaagttaagaatgtgcgtagattgcttgatcgatgccacggccggtcatgagaccctcacctttctcgacgcctactcggggtataatcaaattcagatgaaccctgAGGATAGGGCAAAAACTTTGTTCATCATGAAGTACGGTACATACTGTTACAATATAATGCCCTACAGGCTGAAAAATGCTAGAGCCACGTACTagcgcctagttaataagatgttcgaacatcaaataggcaaatccatggaagtttatattgatgacatgctagttaagtctctGCATGcaaaggaccatttgactcatttgcaggagaCATTCAACATCCTCAAaagctacaacatgaaactcaatcccGAGAAATATGTCTTCGGAGTGGGTTCGGgaaaattcttaggcttcatggtgtcaaacaggggaatcgagatcaaccccgacaaaattaaagccattgaagaaatAACAGTGGTAAACAATGTAAAGGTCATGCAATGGCTGACCGGACGAATAGCAGTCTTGGGTCGATTCATATCAGATTCCTCAGATAGGAGTCACCATTTCTTctccttactcaaaaagaaaaacaatttcGAATGTACTGCGGAATGCCAACGTGCCTTAGAATAGTTGAAGCGATATCTGACTAGCCTGCCTTTACTCCACACCCCAAAGGAGCATGAAACGCTATATTTATACCTAGTTGTATCCGAGATAGTGGTAAGTGGTGTGTGTTGGTCCAAGAATAGGTGAAGTTTTGAAAATTGATAAAAGAACTCAGATATGGACCATGTCCATCTTTTGAAGCAAAGTCATGATCAACTTGTACATGTGAGAtgtacgtgaaggagataaatctaactgatcAAGAAGCAATATCTCCCGATCTGAttaaaaaggttgcatattggataaggagagaaagactccttacagtaagagaacacagtttaggaagaagatagtgttaAAGTTTGAGATCAccttgaactcttctacgatagaagagtagcatttgAATCCCAaacaatctctaattactaacccattaaatatcagtgttgttctattttataggtaatgcacataagcagaagttaaacttaaattgagagcaaaagagcaaggcgattttgagcaatttatgtgtgattcgagTGTgtaatcctgaagctacttgaacgagatagaagaaccagttccaagtgtctatcttttattctagttcaattgtagtaggtgattttacaatgtaccttttagcttttatagaagcaattgtattaggtacatagaatgttcaagttagagttaacttaaagttgttgcaacagttgaggttgtgtgccacaacgggattagagttaatccttaggtttacaaagaattttgtaaatgctgttttggctcagtgattttagtggaagtctaggaaaatcctactgagtagtaggtcgtggttttttcacctttgagccaggtgttttccacataaaaatctctatgttctttattttctttacttattattccgcaaacagttgTAGTTGGAACACGTAGAAGAACCAAGTCATTCCATAGTTCAGTTAAgtaaaaattgggtaccacacaaattaccccccccccctcttgtatggtattgacgtttaaaacatcaattggtatcagagcgggttatccttgaagaggttaacaccttaggaaaagatcaagatgagtgcaccacctgaaaaCTAGGAAGGGcgatccactgctaggcctccactttttaatggtcagtactattcttagtggaagaacaggatgagagatcacatcataggagaagactataaACTCTGGACATAGTCAATGATGGTCCCGTAgcgactacaaagaagaatgttgaaggagtggatgtgccaaaaacaagagttgactgcactgctgaagacttgaagaaataggaaaagaatgccaaggccaagaaatggcttgtgtgtgcactgggtccagacgagtatagtaggattcaaagttgtaccactgctaaggagatatgggacactttacaagtggctcataAAGGAAcccctcaagtaaagagatcaagaggaacagtgctatattctcaatatgagaatttcactatgaaggaaAGAGAAACTATCCAGGATATGTACataaggttcacaacactaacaaataaacttaaatctcttgggagaattatccttgaagaagacaaggttgagaaaatcttgacaagggtcttaccagtgacttgggaaagcaaaatcactgctattaaggaatcaaagaacattgctactatCAAGATagatgaactgattggaaaccttactgcctatgaactgagaaggaaacccatgaaaatggatgcacccaagaaggaaagcaGTCTGGCTCTCAAAATAGCTGAAGGTgtagatctggaggatgatgaatggccatgatcacaagggatttcaaaaagtacctaatgagaggaaagggttcttcaagaggtacaaccttcaacaaaccaagggctcctgaaaAATAGACCAACGAGGGTTACTACAAATGTGGCAAGACTGATCACGTGATCAAGGACAATcctcagtgggaaattgaatggaagaaggaaagggctaaACAAAGGAACATGAAGAAGGAACAGGGTTCAACCTAAAAGGAataaaggatcaacaaaggctatggttgttgCTTGGGGAGAAACATTAGATGAGGCTTCAGAAGATGAAGctagagatgaacaagcacttatggccatcggagaatcagacgatgaacaagaggtaagtgtgcttcatctcaaagacaagattaaatttttgtctaaagaaaggttgtctgaactattgttagacttcattgatgagtctgagataattaacaatgagaaggaagagttgtctagggagtgtgtgatcttaaaagcaaagtgcaaaaatctagaatctagggctaatgagagtgacagtaaaaatgttgagttgaagaaccaggctCTTGAACTCGAcactagtgtcctagaacttaggtctgaaaatttaaaactgaaattaggaacaggtaagaagaaagATGATCACACACATgtcaccttagaagaaaacctaggaaaaattaaggatgagttgtacaggaaAGATGAGCTGATAAAAGTATTAAAAGAAGCCCTAAGGAAGgtaaagcatgaactagacagaacttgcaaatggaataaggcttTTGATGCACTATCCTAGCTACAGGAGCATCACAGTATCAACAAGAGAAGACTTGGCTATGGAGaccaagcacctaagtgggaccccaaaatcaagtacctcactcttcctgaaaacaaaatctgcacacactgtagCAGGACTgatcattacaaaaatgaatgtaatgtaAAAGAAAAGGCCAGCCAAAAGAACCaaacctttgttcaagagaaaaataggctgcttGGGTGGGCCAAAAGAAATTTAATTtacccctttgcctatagaaagggacccaaactagtttgggttcctaagattaaaccctgatttctttttgcaagtccaagtaaagggaagtagccaaatatggtatatgGATAATGGCTGCTCAAAATATATAACTGGAAGCAAGTACCAGTTCcgttcacttgaggacttaaaaggaggtaatgtctcctttggaaagggaagaaaggtgagattattggggttggaaaggtaggtaagacagactcacactcCATTGAAAATGTCTACTTGTTAGAtagcttgaaatatagcctaatcagtgtatcacaactgtgtgacagaggtaaccttgtagcatttacctctaccaaatgctttgtgattaatcttaccactgacaagattgttttgcatgaaaaaagagttaacaatatttacattgtagatttgtccactctttcagaaaatgaactcacttgcttgagtgtgttggacaatgatcccctcctgtggcacaagaGACTTGGTCATGCgagtctgaatcaactcaacaaattagtctccaatgccattggtgatagggttacctaacatcaagttcaaggaagacaaagtttgtgaatCATGTGCAAGGggaaagcaggtaagatcatcctgtaaaagcaagaaaatggtaagcacaaccaggacgttggaactggttcatatggatctctatggtccaatgagaacattgagcagaggtggtaagaaatatgtgatggtacttgcTGATGAGTATTCTATGTTTACCTGAGTACTATTCTTAATATCTAAGGATgaaacatttgacatgtttactgcctttgttagaaaaactcataaacaattaggtaatcaacttgcatcaatcaggtctgatcatggaactgaatttgaaaatgctaagtttgctgaattttgtgatgagcatggtatagatcataatttctctgcccctaggactcctcaacaaaatttagtagttaaaagaaagaacatgactctttaagatatcgctaggactatgcttctttctagtaaactgcctcaGAGCTTCTGagcagaggctgtaaacactgcatgttatatCATTAATAGACGCATGACTAGACCACTtctagagaagactccctatgagttacttaaagggagaaaaccaaatatatctcatcttagggtatttggatgcaagtgctttatgcacaataatggaaaagactccctaggtaagtttgatcccagaagtgatgagggagtattcttgggatattcttcaaaagaactttgtgtgtagaagaaagtgtacatgtagtgtttgatgaacctaacattcttttttagagataggaacatgaagatgaagctattgggctggtaaaagattTGAGTGAAGTCTCGGCTCAAgctaaagtggcaccaaaagaaggaacatgtgatgaaacaggttctttcatccaaggcaacctgacagggggaactgatcaaagaggaacTGAAACCAATCCGTTCATGACCCTATTCCTCAGCAACAAAACATGGGGGAAACATTAAGCAGAAATCaattggttgtgaaacctcaacaatatcaaagttctcatctcattgagaacataattacttaTCCAACCTCTGGAGTTAAAACTATATCACAGTTAAAGAATCtctgtgcttttgatgctttcatatctcttattgaacctaaaaatgttgttg comes from the Nicotiana sylvestris chromosome 4, ASM39365v2, whole genome shotgun sequence genome and includes:
- the LOC138890400 gene encoding uncharacterized protein, coding for MAPKKKARIGQEANANATSGVADDSLIDDAGEGSHPAVALPDSSTPEQTTPVPTPVEGTTIPPVDTFVPTLAPVSSSGISYGDLRGAIQMLTQLVASQAQRSNVAPSSSSQKRDSTSSRVNRFLQLDPPVFTGANPEEDPRDFIDEMHKTLRVMRAIETEGVELAACRLKGVAHSWFELWEDSRGEGSSSARWSEFANAFIDHFLPAETRAAQAAEFENLRQGNISVWGYHMEFAHLSKYAIHMLPTVQARVYQFVQGLNSLTINEASTTALNSDMNYGKIVAFAQATENRKLKNRMEREGNSKARSMSNMGESLSGGRSAFRGGSSGPSQSVAQSSASAPPSWPNQQQWSHFRPGQGNREFHQRGILTFQSHDVYALIDAGSTLSYVTPFIAMGFRIEPDQLYEPFFVSTQVGKSITAARIYRGCVVKVRGRDTVDDLIDLGMVDFDVIMGMDWLYSCFAKLDCRTRTIRLEFPHEPVIERKGDNVVPRGRFIFYLKAAKMIKKGCIYYLVRVTDTNAEVLNLEFVPVVNEFLDVFPDELPGIPSDRETDFGIDVIPRTQPISIPPYRMAPAELKELKEQLKDLLEKGFIRPSVSPWGAPVLFVRKKYGSLRMCIYYR